A genomic stretch from Methanobrevibacter sp. V74 includes:
- a CDS encoding DUF788 domain-containing protein translates to MINQKIVCIILLALSSIAILSCLIINFDAWVVYTVAIFGIPLWVLSLGLLTMAKPKPEDADERVKEPFTGY, encoded by the coding sequence ATGATAAATCAAAAAATCGTGTGTATTATATTATTGGCATTATCATCAATAGCTATTCTTTCATGCTTGATAATCAACTTCGATGCATGGGTAGTTTATACTGTAGCTATATTTGGTATTCCATTATGGGTTTTATCTCTTGGTTTATTAACTATGGCCAAACCAAAACCTGAAGATGCGGATGAAAGGGTTAAAGAACCATTTACTGGGTATTAG
- a CDS encoding EhaG family protein: MLFVPHVFVDMYLPAIYAGLIVGFIATMAIAMKRKELHILILTDIVGLAMIFVVSAVGTDLAEALILPGLVVELAETLAISEILITREMRKIEQDPRANLTKSSSMFPQEFSLDMEIMTTAPNFIALVLIVYGIFLTGFTGGAVAGGGIVLYALSKKARGLPVLVLDGVAGVSGIAWCIWIIGFLLFFVAPQYWILSLFLAACGLLLKVASKVGLIGLLMREDIDNE; this comes from the coding sequence ATGCTTTTTGTTCCTCATGTTTTTGTTGATATGTATTTGCCTGCAATTTATGCTGGTTTAATAGTTGGTTTTATAGCTACCATGGCTATAGCAATGAAAAGAAAAGAATTGCACATTCTTATATTAACTGACATTGTAGGTCTTGCTATGATATTTGTTGTTTCTGCTGTTGGAACCGATCTTGCAGAAGCATTAATCTTGCCAGGTTTGGTAGTGGAGTTGGCTGAAACCTTGGCTATTTCTGAAATTTTGATTACAAGAGAAATGCGTAAGATAGAACAAGATCCAAGAGCTAATCTAACTAAATCTTCTTCAATGTTTCCACAGGAATTCTCTTTAGACATGGAAATTATGACTACTGCACCCAATTTTATAGCACTGGTCTTAATAGTATATGGAATTTTCTTAACTGGTTTTACTGGAGGAGCAGTAGCTGGCGGAGGAATTGTATTGTATGCATTATCTAAAAAAGCAAGAGGTCTTCCTGTTTTGGTGTTGGATGGTGTTGCTGGAGTTTCAGGTATTGCATGGTGTATATGGATAATTGGTTTTTTATTATTCTTTGTAGCTCCGCAATATTGGATATTAAGTTTATTTTTAGCGGCATGCGGATTATTATTAAAAGTAGCTTCAAAAGTAGGTTTAATAGGTCTGCTTATGAGGGAAGATATTGATAATGAGTAG
- a CDS encoding nickel-dependent hydrogenase large subunit: protein MIVPIGPIHPALKEPIRLKLQTEGERVVKAELEYGYVHRGIEKIIEGKTWQKGIYLSERVCGICSYEHTQTFAESIEQISDVSVPPRAQFLRVITNELDRIQSHLLANSTFFKSMDHETLFMHVLELREYAMDAIELLTGNRVNMGWNVVGGVRMDADERHFNPILENLKKIEDRFDIVRALFAEGSALGLRCKGIGYMSKKEAIKGRSVGPIGRASDVKEDYRIGHYTYDDYFDFKVIRRKEGDNYARTLTRFDEIPESISLIRQAIENMPDGEVRTPAEIKSGYAMRKNEAPRGEVTYMVETNGNLIKNITIRTPSIPNMDSCAKYMIRDVPTVADAVSTYASCDPCVACAERVAITNESGKTITKRLDEVR from the coding sequence ATGATAGTACCAATTGGTCCGATTCACCCGGCTTTAAAAGAACCTATCAGATTAAAACTTCAAACTGAAGGTGAAAGAGTTGTTAAAGCCGAACTTGAATATGGTTATGTGCATAGGGGAATTGAAAAAATAATTGAAGGAAAGACTTGGCAGAAAGGAATTTATCTATCTGAAAGAGTATGTGGTATTTGTTCATATGAACACACACAAACATTTGCAGAATCTATCGAACAAATTTCAGATGTTTCTGTACCGCCAAGAGCTCAATTTTTAAGAGTTATAACCAATGAACTTGATAGGATTCAGAGTCATTTACTTGCAAATTCCACATTTTTCAAATCAATGGATCATGAAACATTATTCATGCATGTTTTAGAATTAAGGGAGTATGCAATGGATGCTATTGAACTTTTAACGGGTAATAGAGTTAATATGGGTTGGAATGTAGTTGGTGGTGTTAGGATGGATGCAGATGAGCGCCATTTTAATCCAATTCTTGAAAATCTTAAAAAGATAGAAGACCGTTTTGATATAGTCAGAGCACTATTTGCAGAAGGTTCTGCACTTGGTTTAAGGTGCAAAGGCATAGGGTATATGTCTAAAAAAGAGGCTATTAAAGGAAGGTCTGTGGGACCTATTGGAAGAGCATCTGATGTAAAGGAAGATTACCGCATAGGACATTACACATATGATGATTATTTTGATTTTAAAGTTATAAGACGTAAGGAAGGGGACAATTATGCAAGAACATTAACAAGATTCGATGAAATTCCAGAATCAATTAGTTTAATTAGACAAGCTATTGAAAATATGCCTGATGGTGAAGTTCGTACTCCTGCTGAAATTAAATCGGGTTATGCAATGCGTAAAAATGAAGCTCCACGTGGTGAAGTTACCTATATGGTTGAAACTAATGGTAATTTAATCAAAAACATAACTATTAGAACTCCAAGTATTCCAAATATGGATTCTTGTGCAAAATACATGATTCGTGATGTTCCAACAGTTGCCGATGCCGTATCTACTTATGCGTCATGTGATCCTTGTGTTGCATGTGCTGAAAGAGTAGCCATAACAAATGAATCTGGAAAAACGATTACAAAACGTTTAGATGAGGTGAGGTAA
- a CDS encoding DUF1959 family protein: protein MMEMDDDAKLKLMQTRIIRSYAWQRDIIVPLSKEFNCTTEELEEILFNSLNMSDLQALHATFESAQDICIYQKLNADLRLCWFSDTLELITHEDAKNLKMSMVNKIKNGKSYEDALKEGQLELFELLKKEAKY from the coding sequence ATGATGGAAATGGACGACGATGCTAAATTGAAATTAATGCAGACTAGAATAATAAGAAGTTATGCCTGGCAGAGGGACATTATAGTTCCGCTTTCTAAGGAATTTAACTGCACTACTGAAGAATTAGAAGAAATATTATTTAATTCATTAAATATGTCGGATTTACAAGCATTACATGCAACATTTGAATCTGCTCAGGATATTTGTATTTATCAGAAATTAAATGCTGATTTGAGATTGTGCTGGTTCAGCGATACTTTGGAGTTAATCACTCATGAAGATGCTAAAAATCTCAAAATGAGCATGGTAAATAAAATTAAAAATGGAAAATCTTATGAAGATGCCTTAAAAGAAGGTCAATTAGAATTATTTGAATTATTAAAAAAAGAAGCTAAATATTGA
- a CDS encoding NADH-quinone oxidoreductase subunit H, whose product MNLMAEILIQVIIAFLAGSLLLGLHRKVMARVQKRPGPPIVQQLIHSLKFFFKETAIPKTTSKVFYVGIVFILALIWVVGVIAGPVAHDSLLILFGVYAVYKIVEHNAGSSSGSPYGKLSCVRAVLSAATELPLFAAIIFVYLMTGSMNIGEIITYQSVHGPLVFSIPLAALMFFMLIITKSPYSPFGITKDKVLISGFETEHFGFLRGFMLFSESIAWYVLLWVFLTIFFGPLDAVGYLIGMVVISFVTGFINATTPLLSPNHSVMTQITIGAICFFGTIVMIFSGMVV is encoded by the coding sequence ATGAATTTAATGGCAGAAATATTAATTCAAGTTATTATTGCATTTCTAGCAGGGAGTTTGCTTCTAGGTTTGCATAGGAAAGTAATGGCACGTGTACAGAAACGTCCAGGACCGCCTATTGTCCAGCAATTGATACATTCATTAAAATTTTTCTTTAAGGAAACAGCAATTCCAAAAACTACATCTAAAGTTTTCTATGTCGGTATTGTGTTTATATTAGCTTTGATTTGGGTTGTTGGTGTTATTGCGGGACCTGTGGCTCATGATTCATTATTAATATTATTTGGCGTTTATGCAGTTTACAAAATTGTTGAGCATAACGCCGGGTCAAGTTCCGGTTCGCCATATGGTAAATTAAGTTGTGTAAGGGCTGTACTTTCAGCGGCAACTGAACTCCCATTATTCGCAGCCATTATATTCGTTTACTTGATGACAGGTTCAATGAATATTGGGGAAATAATTACTTACCAATCTGTTCATGGCCCTTTAGTATTTTCAATTCCACTTGCGGCCTTAATGTTTTTCATGTTGATTATTACAAAATCCCCATACTCTCCATTTGGAATAACTAAAGATAAAGTTTTAATATCTGGATTTGAAACTGAGCACTTTGGATTCTTAAGAGGATTCATGTTATTTTCCGAATCAATTGCATGGTATGTATTGCTTTGGGTATTTTTAACAATATTCTTCGGTCCATTGGATGCTGTGGGATATTTGATTGGAATGGTTGTGATTTCATTTGTCACCGGATTTATTAATGCAACTACTCCATTATTAAGTCCAAATCATTCAGTCATGACTCAAATTACCATTGGAGCAATTTGCTTCTTTGGAACTATAGTAATGATATTTTCAGGAATGGTAGTATGA
- a CDS encoding NADH-quinone oxidoreductase subunit B family protein, producing MLDAIKDVVRKSSIHVCIVNCGGCNGCDVECVALLSPRYDLEQYGIYVHNNPREADVLLLTGAVTEQWKDNLKRIYDKAPEPKIAVAVGNCPISGDVFNQEGGHVNAPASNFIPVAAEIPGCPPRPNEILEAILAVGPQAIADRGREQK from the coding sequence ATGTTAGACGCTATTAAGGATGTTGTGAGAAAAAGCTCAATTCACGTCTGTATTGTAAATTGTGGTGGATGTAATGGGTGTGACGTAGAGTGTGTTGCATTATTATCTCCAAGATATGATTTAGAGCAGTATGGTATATATGTTCACAATAATCCTCGCGAAGCTGATGTTCTATTGTTAACAGGTGCTGTAACCGAACAATGGAAGGATAACTTAAAAAGAATTTATGATAAGGCTCCTGAACCAAAAATTGCCGTAGCAGTTGGAAACTGCCCAATATCTGGAGATGTATTTAATCAGGAAGGAGGTCACGTAAATGCACCTGCATCTAATTTCATCCCCGTTGCAGCAGAAATTCCAGGATGTCCACCAAGACCTAATGAAATATTAGAAGCTATTTTAGCTGTTGGACCTCAAGCTATTGCTGATCGTGGGAGGGAACAAAAATGA
- a CDS encoding energy-converting hydrogenase subunit EhaL family protein, translating to MFDYMIYLLTFAAGSIIGLLYSYSKHAEPFVAVTGFNTPFAIISTVGWVLGFNSGNIILSAVGFLLAGFVMGERPGYGRKETAAGLILGIIAYALLKMSSIG from the coding sequence ATGTTTGATTATATGATTTATTTACTTACATTTGCAGCAGGATCAATTATTGGTTTACTTTACAGTTATAGTAAGCATGCTGAACCATTTGTAGCAGTAACCGGGTTCAATACTCCATTTGCCATAATTTCAACTGTAGGATGGGTTTTAGGATTTAATTCAGGCAATATTATTTTATCGGCTGTAGGTTTTCTCCTTGCAGGATTTGTAATGGGTGAAAGGCCGGGATATGGTAGAAAAGAAACTGCAGCTGGATTAATTTTAGGTATTATTGCATATGCATTATTGAAAATGAGTAGTATAGGATGA